The following proteins are co-located in the Microbulbifer sp. VAAF005 genome:
- a CDS encoding CusA/CzcA family heavy metal efflux RND transporter, producing the protein MIESILRFSIERRYFVLSLIFVLVGLGVWSYQRLPIDAVPDITNVQVQINTEAPGYSPLEAEQRITYTVEAALAGLPNLEYTRSLSRYGLSQVTVVFKEGTDLYFARNLINSRLSSIKSHLPPELEPEMGPIATGLGEIFMYTVEALPGATQPNGQPYDATSLREIQDWIIKPQLSLVPGVTEVNTIGGYNKQYHVTPEPRQMLNFGVSMEDIALALSRNNESRGAGYLEGNGRQLLVRSPGQLRNIAEIEDVVITSRAGVPVKISDVAEVAIGKELRTGAATRDGEETVLGTAMMLVGENSREVARSVAEALKRIKSTVPEGIKVEAVYDRTTLVDKAIATVQKNLVEGALLVIVVLFLLLGNIRAAFITAAVIPLSMLATIFGMVQTGVSANLMSLGALDFGLIVDGAVIIVENAIRRLAEAQHRNGGKLPLQERLELVFQATNEVIRPSLFGVLIITVVYIPLFSLTGVEGKMFHPMAATVVMALLAALVLSLTVVPAAVAVFLTGKISENENKVIVATKSLYKPLLIAAMKVRWLVLSGALALVLFCSWLATTLGSEFIPQLNEGDIALHALRIPGTGLEQSVEMQSLLEQRIKEFPQVDKVFAKIGTPEVATDPMPPNVADNFVILKPRDQWPDPKLPQEQLVAEIEEAVRQLPGNNYEFTQPIQMRFNELISGVRADLGIKVFGDDLDQLVASSNEILGVLNGIEGVADARVEQVEGLPILSIVPNRIALARYGIDLQTLQDLVSAAIGGEEAGLIYEGDRRFHLVVRLPEGLRRDYENLGDLPVPLPTGSPLGSYVPLSEVANLEMTPAPNQISRENGKRRVVVTANVRDRDLGSFVEEAKSRIDQQVSLPAGYWLVYGGTFEQLESASTRLSIVVPLTLLVILGLLVMAFGSFKDALIIFSGVPLALTGGVLSLWLRDMPLSISAGVGFIALSGVAVLNGLVMLSFIRQLRQQGGELLTSIIDGAMIRLRPVLMTALVASLGFVPMALNVGTGAEVQRPLATVVIGGIISSTLLTLFVLPLLYRIVHGREGILKI; encoded by the coding sequence ATGATTGAAAGTATACTGCGCTTCTCAATTGAGCGGCGCTACTTCGTACTGTCCCTGATCTTTGTATTGGTGGGCCTGGGGGTTTGGAGTTATCAGAGACTTCCAATTGATGCGGTTCCCGATATCACCAATGTTCAGGTACAGATTAATACCGAGGCTCCTGGTTATTCACCTTTAGAGGCGGAGCAGCGGATTACTTACACTGTGGAGGCGGCACTCGCCGGCTTGCCTAATTTAGAATATACCCGTTCGCTCTCTCGCTACGGTTTGTCCCAGGTCACTGTTGTTTTTAAAGAGGGTACAGATCTCTATTTTGCTCGGAACTTAATTAATAGCCGTCTCAGTAGTATTAAAAGTCATTTGCCTCCGGAGTTAGAGCCTGAAATGGGTCCCATTGCTACCGGACTCGGTGAGATTTTTATGTACACAGTGGAGGCTCTGCCTGGCGCCACCCAGCCCAATGGGCAGCCTTACGACGCCACTTCACTGAGGGAAATTCAAGATTGGATTATAAAACCGCAATTATCCTTAGTCCCCGGAGTTACTGAAGTTAATACCATCGGTGGCTATAACAAGCAGTATCACGTAACACCCGAACCTCGACAGATGCTTAACTTTGGCGTATCCATGGAAGATATCGCTCTAGCGCTGAGCCGCAATAACGAAAGTCGCGGCGCTGGTTACTTGGAGGGGAATGGACGGCAACTTCTGGTGCGTTCACCAGGGCAGTTGCGAAATATTGCCGAAATTGAGGATGTGGTAATTACCAGTCGCGCCGGGGTGCCGGTTAAAATTTCGGATGTAGCCGAAGTAGCTATTGGAAAAGAGCTTCGCACCGGTGCTGCCACTCGCGATGGTGAAGAGACCGTATTGGGCACAGCTATGATGCTGGTAGGGGAAAACTCCCGGGAGGTAGCTCGAAGTGTAGCGGAAGCCTTAAAGCGAATAAAATCAACCGTACCTGAAGGTATTAAGGTAGAGGCGGTTTATGATCGGACCACTCTGGTAGATAAAGCTATCGCTACAGTGCAAAAAAACCTTGTTGAGGGTGCGCTGCTGGTTATCGTGGTATTGTTCTTGTTGCTGGGAAATATTCGAGCCGCCTTTATTACTGCAGCGGTAATCCCGCTTTCCATGCTTGCCACCATTTTCGGCATGGTGCAAACGGGTGTTTCCGCCAATCTGATGAGTCTCGGAGCCCTTGACTTTGGCCTGATTGTCGATGGGGCCGTGATAATTGTGGAGAACGCGATTCGCCGACTTGCCGAAGCCCAGCATCGCAACGGAGGCAAGCTGCCCCTACAAGAGCGTTTGGAGCTAGTATTCCAAGCTACCAACGAAGTGATTCGCCCAAGTTTGTTTGGTGTTTTGATCATTACCGTGGTGTATATCCCTCTATTTTCGCTTACAGGTGTGGAAGGGAAGATGTTCCACCCCATGGCTGCCACTGTAGTGATGGCTTTACTCGCTGCACTGGTGCTTTCATTGACCGTTGTGCCTGCAGCAGTTGCTGTTTTCCTGACAGGTAAAATCAGTGAAAATGAAAACAAAGTTATTGTTGCGACCAAATCTTTATATAAACCACTGTTGATTGCTGCAATGAAAGTGCGCTGGTTAGTACTTTCTGGGGCTCTTGCATTAGTACTGTTCTGCAGCTGGCTTGCAACAACACTGGGTTCTGAATTTATTCCTCAGCTCAATGAGGGTGATATCGCTTTACACGCCCTGCGTATTCCTGGTACCGGTTTAGAGCAATCTGTAGAAATGCAAAGCTTGTTGGAGCAGCGTATTAAGGAGTTTCCTCAAGTAGATAAAGTATTCGCAAAAATTGGTACACCAGAAGTAGCAACAGACCCAATGCCGCCAAATGTAGCCGACAATTTTGTGATCCTGAAGCCCCGTGACCAATGGCCCGATCCGAAACTGCCCCAGGAACAATTGGTTGCTGAAATCGAAGAAGCTGTGCGTCAGTTACCGGGAAATAACTACGAGTTCACCCAACCAATCCAAATGCGCTTTAATGAACTAATTTCCGGCGTACGTGCAGACCTGGGTATTAAAGTATTCGGTGATGATCTGGATCAGCTGGTGGCTTCTTCAAATGAAATTCTCGGTGTGCTAAATGGAATTGAGGGTGTTGCTGATGCTCGTGTAGAACAAGTGGAGGGTCTACCGATTCTATCAATAGTGCCGAATCGAATCGCACTCGCCCGCTATGGAATAGATCTGCAAACCTTGCAAGATTTGGTTTCAGCGGCTATTGGAGGTGAAGAGGCTGGATTGATTTACGAAGGCGATCGCCGTTTTCATCTGGTAGTGCGTCTGCCGGAAGGCTTGCGACGAGACTATGAGAACCTTGGGGATTTACCTGTTCCGTTACCTACTGGTAGCCCATTGGGTAGCTATGTGCCCTTGTCAGAAGTTGCTAACTTGGAAATGACCCCTGCCCCCAACCAGATCAGCCGGGAAAATGGTAAGCGCCGTGTTGTGGTAACTGCCAACGTCCGCGACCGTGATTTGGGGTCCTTTGTTGAAGAGGCGAAGAGCCGTATTGATCAGCAGGTCTCTTTGCCTGCAGGTTACTGGCTAGTATACGGCGGCACTTTCGAGCAATTGGAATCCGCCAGTACTCGCCTCTCAATAGTGGTTCCACTGACACTATTGGTAATTCTGGGACTTCTGGTGATGGCCTTTGGTTCATTCAAGGATGCCTTAATTATTTTCAGTGGAGTACCCCTGGCGCTTACTGGAGGTGTCTTGTCCCTATGGTTGCGCGATATGCCTTTATCTATTTCTGCTGGAGTAGGATTTATTGCACTATCTGGTGTGGCGGTGTTAAACGGTTTGGTAATGCTCTCCTTCATCCGACAACTTCGTCAGCAAGGTGGTGAGTTGCTCACATCCATTATCGATGGTGCTATGATCCGCCTGCGTCCAGTATTGATGACTGCGTTGGTTGCAAGTCTCGGTTTTGTTCCTATGGCTTTGAATGTAGGTACTGGAGCAGAGGTTCAAAGACCACTAGCTACGGTGGTAATTGGAGGCATAATTTCTTCTACTCTCCTAACCTTGTTTGTACTGCCATTGCTTTATCGGATAGTGCATGGAAGAGAAGGTATATTGAAAATATAA
- a CDS encoding efflux RND transporter periplasmic adaptor subunit — protein sequence MSRLSKVIRLAILSILLIFSGFWIASLGHANGGHDEHVKQDEELGSNDSHDEHDEQEGKQFSSHGHSDNHGGHDEHQEEKGPNGGRLLTEGDLTAELLIYESGVKPEFRAWISLNGKPLENARVSVELERLGGKVDQIPFAWEDSVGYYRGEGVVKEPHSFDVAVSVFYNGERTSWDYESHEGRVQISEQMAKKAGIKTAIAAPGIIKESVTLYGKTAIDHRNLSHVRARYPGTVITVKKTLGDLVAKGEELASIESNDSLQIYPLVAPISGQIIDKQASQGEFSGERVLFTIANYDQLWAELQVFPMRRDQIKLGQQVSITAGERSFESTISSLAPSSNGQPFAIARAVIENPNELWTTDLMVQGQVVTNEKSVPLVVENRALQPFRDWTVVFIKVGETYEIRPLKLGRSDGTVTEVLSGLNEGDRYVTENSYLIKADIEKSGAAHSH from the coding sequence ATGAGCAGATTAAGTAAAGTAATTCGCCTGGCAATATTATCCATACTCCTCATTTTCTCTGGATTTTGGATTGCAAGCCTGGGTCATGCAAATGGTGGTCATGATGAACATGTTAAGCAAGATGAAGAGCTGGGCTCCAATGATAGCCATGATGAGCATGATGAACAGGAAGGGAAACAATTCTCTAGTCATGGACATAGTGATAACCATGGCGGACATGATGAGCATCAGGAGGAAAAGGGCCCCAATGGTGGCCGTTTACTGACTGAGGGGGATCTAACGGCCGAGTTGCTTATTTATGAAAGTGGTGTAAAGCCAGAGTTTCGAGCCTGGATTTCTCTTAATGGTAAACCTTTAGAGAATGCTCGTGTTTCCGTAGAGCTTGAAAGACTTGGTGGAAAAGTGGATCAAATACCCTTTGCCTGGGAGGATAGTGTTGGGTATTACCGCGGTGAAGGCGTAGTAAAGGAACCTCACTCTTTTGATGTTGCCGTTTCTGTTTTTTACAACGGCGAGCGCACAAGTTGGGATTATGAGTCCCATGAAGGTCGAGTGCAGATCTCTGAACAAATGGCAAAAAAGGCAGGCATTAAAACTGCAATTGCTGCTCCAGGTATAATTAAAGAAAGCGTTACCTTATATGGTAAAACTGCGATAGATCATCGTAACCTCAGTCATGTGCGTGCACGTTACCCAGGAACCGTAATCACTGTTAAAAAAACGCTTGGCGATTTGGTAGCGAAAGGGGAAGAGCTTGCTTCTATCGAATCCAATGACAGCTTGCAAATTTATCCATTGGTCGCTCCTATTAGCGGTCAGATAATTGATAAGCAAGCCAGCCAAGGTGAATTCAGTGGCGAACGGGTGCTGTTTACCATAGCTAACTACGACCAGCTGTGGGCTGAGTTGCAAGTATTTCCGATGCGTCGCGATCAGATCAAATTAGGGCAACAGGTTTCAATTACAGCTGGTGAGCGTTCTTTTGAGTCAACTATCAGCAGCCTTGCTCCGAGCAGTAATGGTCAGCCCTTCGCGATTGCAAGAGCGGTGATTGAAAACCCCAATGAGCTCTGGACTACCGATCTAATGGTCCAAGGCCAAGTAGTAACCAATGAAAAATCTGTGCCTTTAGTGGTCGAGAATCGTGCACTACAACCTTTCCGCGATTGGACGGTGGTATTTATCAAAGTGGGAGAAACCTATGAAATTCGTCCACTAAAACTCGGCCGTAGCGACGGCACTGTAACCGAAGTGCTGAGTGGCCTCAATGAGGGTGATCGCTATGTCACCGAGAACAGCTACCTGATCAAAGCGGATATTGAAAAGTCCGGCGCTGCACATAGCCATTAA
- a CDS encoding TolC family protein: protein MDFYCTLTESVIRRRAIFQLMVAIMYLAAQSVSAQEGDLLTLPDAIELTLAQNPELAVFPLQRRGLDGAEETAALRPALSLGGEAQYKNFGDGGSNNAPDPEDDADNELELTVTLSSVIELGDKRRARIDVVNAQRNLLIADEQAKALDLLAEVIRRYAQVLAAQELAVLAREKVLLARETLSAVSARVSAAASPVSERLRAESALTKASLAKQTDESMLVYYRHALSALWGQPSIDYRVDSSELYRFEPGASFEELYARAQENPAIARFASEERLSASQLRLTQSNSKPDVGWFAGLLVNRAVDETTALAGFEVPLFTAKRNRGAELTAMTELDEVMLRREAALLQLYPQLFLAVTGREQALATVSSLQDSVIPKLREALTEVDRAYRRGRSSYLDLIVAREELLDAERARIEAARSVLLFGAEIEQLTAGPLGSESVGSGK from the coding sequence ATGGATTTTTACTGCACGCTCACTGAGAGTGTGATTCGTCGTCGTGCCATATTCCAGTTGATGGTGGCGATAATGTATTTAGCTGCGCAATCAGTATCCGCGCAGGAGGGGGATTTACTGACATTACCAGATGCGATTGAGCTGACGCTCGCACAGAATCCGGAGCTTGCGGTATTCCCATTACAGAGAAGAGGTCTAGATGGTGCTGAAGAGACTGCAGCACTGCGGCCTGCGTTAAGCCTAGGAGGTGAGGCTCAATACAAGAACTTTGGTGATGGTGGCTCCAATAATGCGCCAGATCCCGAGGATGATGCCGACAATGAGCTTGAGTTGACGGTAACTTTATCCTCCGTAATTGAGCTAGGAGATAAACGTAGAGCTCGAATAGATGTAGTCAATGCCCAGCGTAATTTACTGATCGCGGATGAGCAAGCTAAGGCGCTAGATCTTCTGGCAGAAGTTATCCGTCGCTATGCTCAGGTTCTTGCTGCCCAGGAATTAGCTGTATTGGCTAGGGAGAAGGTATTACTCGCACGTGAAACGCTAAGCGCTGTCAGCGCCAGAGTCAGCGCTGCTGCTAGCCCGGTTTCTGAACGCCTACGAGCGGAGTCCGCCCTGACAAAAGCAAGCCTCGCTAAGCAGACGGATGAGAGCATGCTAGTGTACTACAGGCATGCCCTATCGGCTCTGTGGGGACAGCCGAGTATAGATTATCGAGTAGACTCCAGTGAGCTCTATCGTTTTGAGCCCGGCGCTAGTTTTGAGGAACTTTATGCGCGTGCGCAGGAAAACCCAGCTATAGCGCGCTTTGCTTCCGAAGAGCGACTGAGTGCTTCACAGCTTCGTCTCACCCAGTCCAACTCAAAGCCTGATGTTGGATGGTTTGCAGGTCTTCTCGTGAATCGGGCTGTTGACGAAACTACAGCTTTAGCTGGTTTCGAAGTTCCACTCTTTACCGCAAAACGCAATCGTGGTGCCGAGCTAACAGCAATGACTGAATTGGATGAGGTTATGCTCCGTCGTGAGGCGGCATTACTACAACTTTATCCTCAGCTATTTCTTGCCGTAACCGGTCGCGAACAGGCCCTGGCTACTGTCTCCAGTTTGCAGGATTCTGTAATCCCTAAGCTTCGCGAGGCATTGACTGAAGTAGATCGTGCCTATCGTCGTGGCCGGAGTTCTTATCTTGACTTAATTGTTGCTCGGGAAGAGTTGCTCGATGCTGAACGTGCACGAATCGAAGCAGCGCGGTCTGTACTTCTTTTCGGCGCTGAGATTGAGCAGCTTACAGCAGGGCCTTTAGGTTCCGAGAGTGTAGGAAGCGGAAAATAA
- a CDS encoding transglutaminase family protein: protein MKTLTREYLSETPMLDFENKTIQMLIENKKWRKLSQYDAIGAIYKFVRDDILFGYNSDDRIPASRVLKDGYGQCNTKGTLLMALLRAVGIPTRIHGFTIFKDLQKGAIPSYLFYIVPERIIHSWVEVYSNDRWINLEGYIIDRPYLNKVQEGFRNQCSEFKGYGIATKCLQNPPIDWEDKDTFIQKEGIADDFGVYTQPDDFYLLYGSNLTGIKKLLFRFVIRHLININVKRIRAKGLGKCNTLELS from the coding sequence ATGAAGACACTTACTCGTGAATACTTATCAGAAACCCCTATGCTTGACTTTGAGAATAAAACCATTCAGATGTTAATTGAAAATAAGAAATGGCGTAAGCTATCTCAGTATGACGCCATTGGTGCCATCTATAAGTTTGTTCGTGATGATATTTTATTTGGTTACAATAGTGATGATCGTATTCCGGCTAGCAGGGTACTGAAAGACGGGTACGGACAATGTAACACTAAAGGAACATTGCTAATGGCTTTGCTTCGCGCTGTTGGCATTCCTACACGCATTCATGGATTTACTATTTTTAAAGACCTTCAGAAAGGTGCCATACCTAGTTATCTATTCTATATCGTACCTGAACGAATTATCCACAGCTGGGTTGAAGTATATTCAAATGATAGGTGGATCAACCTTGAAGGATATATTATCGACCGCCCATACCTGAACAAAGTCCAAGAAGGGTTCCGTAATCAATGCTCTGAGTTTAAAGGCTATGGTATTGCCACAAAATGCCTACAAAACCCACCCATTGACTGGGAGGATAAAGATACATTTATACAGAAAGAAGGTATCGCAGACGATTTCGGAGTTTATACGCAACCTGATGATTTTTATCTGCTCTATGGAAGTAATTTAACTGGCATTAAGAAATTACTATTTCGCTTCGTGATCCGTCATTTAATAAATATCAATGTTAAACGGATTCGAGCAAAGGGCTTAGGTAAATGTAATACCTTAGAATTAAGCTGA
- a CDS encoding IS1595 family transposase, giving the protein MARNKVQFQKGISLTQFLKAYGTEEQCFDALCQWRWPNGFCCPHCGHDKHCNLAYRKLKQCNRCRRQTSITSRTIFDSTKLPLTTWFLGIFLITQDKKGISSMELARHLGLSYNAAWRMKQKLMQVMMERDQQYKLSGFIELDDAYLGGEHTGCKPGRGAKGKTPFVAAVETTKDRRPTRIKLSIIKGFRSSEISTWSKKHLCSGSMVISDGLACFNAVTEANCVHDKIVCGGGRASVEEPEFYWVNTVLGNLKSALRSTYHAIRPKYAQRYLAEFQYRFNRRFDLSALIPRLFFSLRTPPMPERLLKIGLV; this is encoded by the coding sequence ATGGCTCGCAACAAGGTACAGTTCCAGAAGGGTATTAGTTTGACCCAATTCCTTAAAGCTTATGGTACAGAAGAGCAGTGCTTCGATGCTCTCTGTCAATGGCGTTGGCCAAATGGCTTCTGTTGCCCTCACTGCGGACATGACAAACATTGCAACCTCGCTTACCGCAAGCTCAAGCAATGTAACCGGTGTCGACGTCAGACATCGATTACTTCTCGTACGATATTTGACTCCACCAAACTGCCCCTTACTACTTGGTTTCTCGGTATCTTTCTGATTACCCAGGATAAGAAGGGTATTTCCTCTATGGAGCTGGCTCGTCATCTGGGTCTCTCTTACAACGCTGCCTGGCGTATGAAGCAGAAACTCATGCAGGTGATGATGGAGCGGGACCAACAGTACAAGCTATCCGGTTTTATTGAATTGGATGATGCCTATCTCGGTGGTGAACATACTGGATGCAAGCCGGGGCGCGGAGCTAAGGGTAAAACTCCCTTTGTGGCTGCCGTTGAAACTACCAAAGATAGACGTCCTACTCGTATCAAGCTCTCTATTATCAAGGGCTTCAGGAGCAGTGAGATTTCTACCTGGAGCAAAAAGCATCTTTGCAGCGGTAGCATGGTTATCTCAGATGGCCTTGCATGCTTCAATGCTGTCACAGAGGCTAATTGTGTACATGACAAGATTGTTTGTGGTGGTGGTCGAGCTTCTGTTGAAGAGCCTGAGTTCTATTGGGTGAATACGGTACTCGGCAATCTAAAAAGTGCACTGCGTAGTACCTACCATGCGATTAGGCCGAAATATGCGCAGCGATATTTGGCAGAATTTCAATATCGATTTAATCGACGGTTCGACTTATCAGCACTCATTCCAAGACTTTTTTTCTCTCTTCGGACACCTCCAATGCCGGAAAGACTGCTGAAAATTGGCTTAGTATAG
- a CDS encoding 3'-5' exonuclease — MGFFSFLKNTIGFSMVFQNCFNGIKHLLIVDLEATCWNDRPLSVGVMEVIEFGLVLTTLDGEILASHSQFVRPMINPKLSKFCSELTGIKNSMVASAPDFRESTSLLNLWLSHYEYQAWASWGEYDWKQIKVELIRHGCAPDFFAKPHINLKAVWQEKTGKKRRSGLGSALQSLGIVFEGQQHRGVDDARNISRILPYLTI, encoded by the coding sequence ATGGGATTTTTTTCATTTTTAAAAAATACTATAGGGTTTAGCATGGTTTTTCAGAATTGCTTCAATGGTATTAAGCACCTGCTGATTGTAGATCTTGAGGCAACTTGTTGGAATGATCGCCCACTATCTGTTGGGGTAATGGAGGTCATTGAATTCGGACTTGTACTGACTACTTTGGATGGTGAAATCTTAGCTAGTCATAGTCAATTTGTTAGACCAATGATTAATCCGAAACTTAGTAAGTTTTGCAGTGAACTTACAGGTATCAAAAATAGCATGGTGGCTAGTGCGCCTGATTTCAGAGAAAGCACGAGTCTCCTTAACTTATGGTTATCTCATTATGAGTATCAAGCCTGGGCTAGCTGGGGGGAATACGATTGGAAGCAGATCAAAGTAGAGCTGATACGGCACGGTTGCGCGCCAGATTTTTTTGCTAAACCGCATATCAACCTGAAAGCAGTATGGCAAGAAAAGACAGGTAAGAAGCGTCGTTCAGGACTTGGATCTGCTCTACAGTCTCTCGGTATTGTCTTTGAAGGTCAGCAGCATCGCGGTGTGGATGATGCACGTAATATTTCGAGAATACTTCCTTACTTGACTATTTAA
- a CDS encoding TnsD family Tn7-like transposition protein, with the protein MLLPKAFPDELFFSRIIRFATISGLKGKEFNKIYLAEERASIHPFLTSNLKKLSALTDDEAYEILFGQTLAPIYIFYLPKYSNNIIKFMLSNDSARSIRESQLPSFGAGSSLCLKWCQECACSDINQYGVAYWHRSHQIPGVSSCGIHPVLLERIDLLNRQRINLGLLPSVTCCAKEASSVEYKVGKFGYDFLRKIKWPIPLIDVTSKYRLKLNNMGLVTNSGRIRRLKLMQNFYVYSQQYRPFYNSSLPKSSEDFRYVSQLLVQGASHNPFQHIFFSSWLFSTFQQLLEDHNSVEFEFQTRKKDFAMRTKRKERKCIDILRSRSLNETSKITGKSRTYLKRLAALHDIPLNLKPKKLSKACRDEIIHLGYTRMNRHRIATICKIGVGSVEQVISTHPELVTYRKRCHMESMRRRYRLKILKYYKSHPKAIRKDIKLHCNKAFYWLYLYDREWLEVALPKPLKAKGRYPKK; encoded by the coding sequence ATGCTCCTGCCCAAAGCTTTTCCTGATGAACTTTTCTTTAGTCGAATTATTCGCTTTGCTACTATTTCTGGATTAAAGGGTAAAGAGTTTAATAAAATATATCTTGCTGAGGAGAGGGCCTCCATACACCCCTTTTTGACATCGAATCTAAAAAAACTTTCAGCCCTGACAGATGATGAAGCGTACGAAATTTTATTTGGTCAGACATTGGCTCCAATATATATATTTTATTTGCCTAAGTATTCAAATAACATAATAAAATTTATGTTGAGTAATGATAGCGCGAGATCAATAAGGGAAAGTCAGCTCCCATCATTTGGTGCAGGTTCTTCGCTATGCTTGAAATGGTGTCAAGAGTGCGCCTGTAGCGATATAAATCAATATGGAGTTGCTTATTGGCATAGGTCGCATCAAATCCCTGGGGTCTCTTCTTGTGGTATACATCCAGTACTCTTAGAGAGAATTGACTTACTTAATCGTCAACGAATTAACCTTGGATTGTTACCATCAGTGACCTGCTGTGCTAAAGAAGCATCTAGTGTTGAATATAAGGTAGGTAAGTTTGGATATGATTTTTTAAGAAAGATCAAATGGCCTATTCCGTTAATAGATGTTACTTCAAAATATCGCCTTAAATTAAATAATATGGGCTTGGTAACGAATAGTGGCCGTATTAGGCGTCTAAAATTAATGCAAAATTTTTATGTATATTCACAGCAGTATCGGCCATTTTATAATAGCTCGCTCCCAAAATCTTCTGAAGACTTCAGATATGTTTCTCAACTTTTAGTTCAAGGAGCAAGCCATAATCCCTTCCAGCACATTTTTTTCTCAAGTTGGCTTTTTTCTACCTTCCAGCAATTATTAGAGGATCATAATAGTGTAGAGTTTGAATTCCAAACCCGTAAAAAGGATTTTGCTATGAGGACGAAAAGGAAAGAGAGGAAATGTATTGATATTCTACGAAGCAGGTCGCTTAATGAAACCTCTAAAATTACAGGGAAAAGTAGAACTTATCTGAAAAGACTTGCAGCGCTCCACGATATCCCCTTGAATCTTAAGCCAAAGAAATTATCTAAGGCTTGTAGAGATGAAATTATTCACCTTGGGTATACAAGAATGAACCGGCATCGAATAGCTACAATTTGTAAAATTGGTGTAGGATCAGTAGAACAAGTTATCTCAACTCATCCTGAACTAGTAACTTATCGTAAACGATGCCATATGGAGTCAATGCGACGTCGCTATAGGCTAAAAATCCTTAAATATTACAAATCCCACCCTAAAGCAATTCGTAAAGATATTAAGTTACACTGTAATAAAGCCTTTTATTGGTTGTATTTATATGATCGTGAATGGCTAGAGGTTGCTCTACCTAAACCTCTAAAGGCTAAGGGGAGGTATCCTAAAAAATAG
- a CDS encoding ATP-binding protein, translating to MIEALPKKLKDEDLVEKLSSYPSFSENERKLSAFERIEYLTRIEELRQPLPVYLECFRAIEIAIKKGYSSKNPLSPTTMNYLHYPVDQRSKVAPRTGYFKSNGSGITLLGESGVGKSCMLEQILNCFPEVIEHRKYQGEPLYIKQVVWAKVDCPENSSIRALCLKILSEIDRKLGGEETKPEKTSDLLVKQIEAKIKSSFLGVIIIDEMQHLNLAKAGGEDKFLGFLHNLMNELGVPILLCANPPFDKLLGKTLKTARRAESQASFTMDLMKNDEEWTMFVEELWVLQWTKEKTPLTKSLSDKLYDLSIGNMDLAVRIYRESQRLVIGSDNESITEYVLEYAAKKAINFSKKSVDEARINRLEKFRRIRREKSNNRSKVETSEISVKSIDTSKSEVMIIPGDLNRPQHHEFHQKLSYLQSIGDLNELIKDPDLIRRASIAENPEAELKKMEILFKNPIKHLSSK from the coding sequence TTGATCGAAGCATTACCAAAAAAATTGAAAGATGAGGATTTGGTAGAAAAATTAAGTAGCTATCCTTCATTTTCTGAAAACGAGAGAAAGTTGAGTGCTTTCGAGCGTATTGAATACCTTACAAGAATCGAAGAGTTAAGGCAGCCTCTTCCAGTATATCTAGAATGCTTTAGAGCAATTGAAATTGCGATTAAGAAAGGTTATTCAAGCAAGAATCCCCTGTCGCCGACAACCATGAACTATTTACACTACCCTGTAGACCAACGATCTAAAGTTGCTCCTAGAACAGGTTATTTCAAATCTAACGGGAGTGGTATAACTTTACTTGGGGAAAGCGGTGTCGGAAAAAGTTGTATGCTAGAGCAGATTTTAAATTGTTTTCCAGAAGTTATTGAGCATCGTAAATACCAAGGTGAGCCTTTATATATTAAGCAAGTAGTATGGGCTAAAGTAGATTGCCCAGAAAACTCAAGTATCAGAGCCCTTTGTCTTAAGATTTTATCGGAAATTGATAGAAAGCTTGGAGGAGAAGAGACTAAGCCAGAAAAAACGAGTGATCTACTTGTTAAGCAAATTGAAGCTAAAATAAAGTCTAGCTTTTTAGGTGTCATAATAATAGATGAAATGCAGCATTTAAATTTGGCAAAAGCTGGAGGCGAAGATAAATTTCTGGGGTTTCTTCATAATCTTATGAATGAATTGGGAGTTCCCATTCTTCTGTGTGCAAACCCTCCTTTTGACAAATTATTAGGGAAAACTCTAAAGACAGCAAGACGTGCAGAAAGTCAAGCTTCTTTTACTATGGACTTGATGAAAAATGATGAGGAGTGGACCATGTTTGTTGAAGAACTTTGGGTGTTGCAATGGACAAAGGAAAAAACTCCTTTAACTAAATCTCTTAGTGACAAATTATATGATCTATCTATTGGTAATATGGATCTGGCTGTAAGAATTTATAGGGAGTCTCAGCGTTTAGTAATTGGTTCAGATAACGAGTCTATAACAGAATATGTCCTGGAGTATGCAGCAAAAAAAGCTATAAATTTCTCCAAAAAATCTGTAGATGAAGCAAGGATAAATAGGCTTGAAAAATTTCGGCGTATCAGAAGGGAAAAGAGTAATAATAGGTCTAAGGTCGAAACTAGTGAAATTTCCGTTAAATCTATAGATACTTCGAAATCAGAAGTTATGATTATCCCCGGAGATTTAAATCGCCCCCAGCACCATGAATTTCATCAGAAGCTATCTTACTTGCAATCTATTGGTGACTTAAATGAACTTATTAAAGATCCAGACTTGATAAGGCGAGCATCTATTGCAGAGAATCCTGAAGCTGAGTTAAAAAAAATGGAAATTTTATTTAAAAATCCGATCAAGCATCTATCCTCAAAGTAA